A genomic segment from Carassius auratus strain Wakin chromosome 25, ASM336829v1, whole genome shotgun sequence encodes:
- the tdg.2 gene encoding G/T mismatch-specific thymine DNA glycosylase isoform X2: MLNAVQYTERPVEDKIMTDLSVHQDPYPDQPQQHHQLSAQPPALPTTPAKGKKRGRPPKGEGKERTEAEESAKKAKRTLDRFNGMSVEEVMAKKLPDIITHNLDMLIIGINPGLLSAYKGRHYPNPGNHFWKCLFLSGLTDEQLNHMHDQTLPERYGIGFTNMVERTTPGSKDLSNKEIREGGHQLLEKLQMYRPLIAVFNGKCIYETFCKEIFGVKAKNLEFGLQPYKVPETETVCYLMPSSSPRCAQFPRAQDKVHFFIKLKELRDQMKGVVKTQEIQETSYTFDLPLAKEDAKRQSIKEEQHDPGYEETCAHGSQQHTPQAFGVHPSTDTDQVPDNRWTMQPFADQIPDIRCSNSN, translated from the exons ATGCTTAATGCCGTCCAATACACAGAGAGACCTGTGGAGGACAAAATCATGACTGATCTTTCAGTGCATCAAGATCCATATCCGGATCAACCTCAACAGCATCATCAACTCTCTGCCCAACCACCAG CCCTTCCGACGACTCCagcaaaaggaaagaaaaggggAAGGCCTCCAAAAGGTGAAGGAAAGGAGAGGACTGAAGCTGAAGAGTCTGCCAAGAAAGCAAAAAGGACGCTAGATCGGTTCAACGGGATGTCAGTGGAGGAAGTCATGGCTAAAAAGCTTCCAGACATCATCACACATAATCTTGACATGCTGATT ATTGGCATCAATCCTGGACTCTTGTCAGCCTACAAGGGAAGGCATTATCCAAATCCTGGGAAccactttt GGAAATGCCTGTTTCTTTCTGGGCTGACTGATGAACAGCTAAACCACATGCATGATCAGACGCTTCCTGAACGCTATGGCATTGGTTTCACAAATATGGTGGAGAGGACAACACCTGGGAGTAAAGACCTATCAAA CAAAGAGATCCGTGAAGGTGGCCACCAGCTTCTGGAAAAGCTCCAGATGTACAGACCTTTAATCGCTGTGTTCAATGGAAAAT gtatttatgaaacattttgCAAGGAGATTTTCGGAGTAAAGGCAAAGAACTTAGAGTTCGGATTGCAGCCTTACAAAGTGCCGGAAACTGAGACG GTTTGCTATCTGATGCCATCATCAAGCCCACGCTGTGCCCAGTTTCCTCGTGCTCAGGACAAAGTGCACTTCTTCATCAAGTTAAAGGAGCTCAGGGATCAGATGAAGGGAGTGGTGAAGACTCAAGAGATCCAAGAGACAAGCTACACATTTGATCTGCCTCTGGCCAAAG AGGATGCCAAAAGACAGTCAATCAAAGAAGAGCAGCATGACCCTGGATATGAGGAGACTTGTGCCCATGGATCACAGCAGCACACACCGCAAGCATTTGGGGTCCATCCTTCGACAGACACAG ACCAGGTACCGGACAACCGTTGGACAATGCAGCCGTTTGCAGACCAGATTCCAGACATCAGATGTAGCAACAGCAACTGA
- the LOC113043271 gene encoding G/T mismatch-specific thymine DNA glycosylase isoform X2, which yields MANGNAGFMMEGRREDGGMQQMPVHPEDAAQLEPAAAQKAPAKGKRGRPASKEPKAKAKPGPKPKKAKEAPSAEGQEKIDETFKKVKRKVDRFKGMSEEEVMKKTLPDILIPNLDYVIIGINPGLMAAYIGRWFPGPGNHFWKCLFLSGFTEKLLNHMDDQSLPEKYSIGFTNMVARATPGSKDLSSKELREGGKILVEKIKKFKPLIAVFNGKCIYEMFCREIFGKKPKTLEFGLQPHRVPDSETALYLMPSSSARCAQFPRAQDKVHFYIKLRELRDQLKGVAKPKEIEEVNYSFDLGLAKEDAKRMAIKEEQYDPGYETAFGGAYGELAPEGGQSNGYCSFSTSEEKADTVEKAPTDPNAVGQVQDGQWMTQSFADQIPAIGSSSQAQSWGV from the exons ATGGCTAACGGTAATGCTGGTTTTATGATGGAGGGACGCAGAGAAGATGGAGGCATGCAGCAGATGCCTGTACACCCAGAGGATGCCGCCCAACTGGAGCCTGCGGCTGCACAGAAAG CGCCTGCTAAAGGAAAGCGAGGAAGGCCAGCGAGCAAAGAACCTAAAGCCAAAGCCAAACCTGGACCCAAACCCAAAAAAGCCAAGGAGGCCCCATCAGCTGAAGGACAGGAGAAGATTGACGAAACCTTCAAGAAAGTCAAGAGGAAAGTCGATCGCTTTAAGGGCATGTCGGAGGAGGAAGTCATGAAGAAAACACTGCCTGACATTCTTATCCCCAATCTGGACTATGTCATT ATCGGAATTAATCCAGGGTTGATGGCGGCCTACATTGGAAGATGGTTTCCTGGACCAGGAAACCATTTTT GGAAGTGTCTGTTCCTGTCTGGATTCACAGAGAAGCTGCTAAATCACATGGATGATCAGAGTTTGCCTGAGAAATACAGCATCGGCTTCACAAATATGGTAGCGAGGGCGACACCGGGAAGCAAAGATCTCTCTAG CAAGGAGCTTCGAGAAGGTGGTAAAATCTTAGTGGAAAAGATAAAGAAATTCAAGCCACTCATAGCAgtttttaatggaaaat GTATATATGAAATGTTCTGTAGGGAGATATTTGGGAAGAAGCCAAAAACACTTGAATTTGGCCTACAGCCTCACAGGGTTCCTGACTCTGAGAcg GCGTTGTACCTGATGCCCTCCTCCAGCGCCCGCTGTGCTCAGTTCCCACGTGCTCAGGACAAAGTGCATTTTTACATCAAGCTGAGAGAGCTCCGAGATCAGCTGAAGGGTGTTGCGAAGCCCAAGGAGATCGAAGAAGTCAACTACTCATTTGATCTCGGCCTGGCCAAAG agGACGCTAAGAGGATGGCCATCAAGGAAGAGCAGTATGATCCTGGTTATGAGACCGCTTTCGGAGGAGCATATGGAGAACTCGCACCTGAAGGAGGCCAAAGCAATGGATATTGTAGCTTCTCCACATCTGAGGAGAAAG CTGACACAGTGGAGAAGGCGCCTACGGATCCAAACGCGGTCGGACAGGTTCAGGACGGTCAGTGGATGACGCAGTCTTTTGCCGATCAGATCCCAGCCATCGGCAGCTCCTCTCAAGCCCAAAGCTGGGGTGTATGA
- the LOC113043269 gene encoding uncharacterized protein LOC113043269, which yields MRSNFTNVWGQVNSTWQDTLEVAFVAANCLVLLVTLHVGFLANLFVAWAVHHQKSLQTSNNALLVNLAVIDLLRCAVDCPLLLSVVLSARDARDLGDLFCSAQIASFSLICCVQLLTLACISAERYQAIAHPFKNAERRKRITAWIALTWLLPVSISVMCVVFAKDSPVYVRCRGLRVDTLDSYDTFGVYILTPIWCVCLTLIIGFYGRIFFIVRAHGRKIFDKGSLPPPNKKKDDTEHKKEEKADIKNDAEKQQTFDNDNLKPNQNESHEENPLDLPPTSEELTTSFGKESLDINKPDLANEIPRETKVTFIDELSNEAPQVQEVLVEPNDHQPTSEESSSLTNEEDKEGGVVPNVQHDVPAERSQSSVKGEDADQLDHTLETFPPPASEEYGTVKSSPSQDTTEETSPASGNGDKCADKQSVPQETAAETSPASTGEATAAPQEEREEEVAGAVCMMPSLAQKERGNAKKESKLAKRSGYIIFTFLIFWIPLIATVVLNHFFYQNDNLTVEVFRELEVLTVSLVCMTSLTNPIIYAAVNPQFRTEFHNLKTKWKAFFTYS from the exons ATGAGAAGTAATTTCACCAATGTTTGGGGACAAGTGAACAGCACATGGCAAGACACTCTAGAAGTTGCGTTTGTAGCTGCCAATTGTCTGGTTTTGCTGGTCACTTTGCACGTTGGATTTCTCGCAAACTTGTTCGTGGCGTGGGCCGTGCACCACCAGAAGTCGCTCCAGACGTCCAACAACGCTCTCCTGGTGAATCTGGCCGTTATTGACCTCTTGCGATGCGCTGTTGATTGTCCATTGCTTCTCAGTGTCGTTTTGAGCGCTCGCGACGCGCGAGACCTCGGCGATCTGTTCTGCAGCGCGCAGATCGCGTCGTTTTCTCTCATCTGTTGCGTGCAGTTGCTCACGCTGGCGTGCATCAGCGCCGAGCGATATCAAGCCATTGCACATCCGTTTAAAAATGCCGAGCGCAGAAAACGGATAACGGCGTGGATAGCGTTGACATGGCTGCTTCCCGTCTCCATATCGGTAATGTGCGTGGTTTTCGCGAAAGACTCGCCGGTGTACGTCAGATGCAGAGGTTTGCGCGTGGACACGTTAGACTCGTATGACACGTTTGGAGTTTACATTTTGACTCCCATCTGGTGCGTTTGTTTGACGCTCATCATTGGATTCTACGGTCGTATTTTCTTTATAGTCAGAGCGCACGGTCGGAAAATCTTTGATAAGGGGTCGCTTCCACCACCAAATAAGAAGAAAGATGATACAGagcacaaaaaagaagaaaaggctGATATTAAAAATGATGCAGAAAAACAACAAACCTTCGATAATGACAATTTAAAACCGAATCAAAATGAGTCACATGAAGAGAATCCACTGGATTTGCCTCCAACATCTGAGGAACTTACCACATCATTTGGGAAGGAGTCCTTGGATATAAACAAACCAGATCTTGCCAATGAAATACCCAGAGAAACCAAAGTCACCTTTATAGATGAACTTTCCAACGAAGCACCACAGGTTCAAGAAGTTCTTGTGGAGCCAAACGACCACCAACCTACTTCTGAAGAAAGTTCTTCATTAACTAATGAAGAAGACAAGGAGGGTGGTGTGGTACCAAATGTCCAGCACGATGTTCCTGCAGAACGTTCTCAGTCATCAGTAAAAGGAGAAGATGCTGACCAACTAGATCATACTTTAGAAACTTTTCCTCCTCCAGCTAGTGAAGAATATGGTACTGTTAAGTCAAGCCCTTCGCAAGATACTACTGAAGAAACTTCTCCAGCATCAGGGAATGGAGATAAATGTGCTGATAAGCAAAGCGTTCCTCAAGAAACGGCTGCAGAAACGTCTCCAGCATCGACCGGTGAAGCCACAGCTGCTCCACAGGAGGAGAGGGAGGAGGAGGTGGCAGGTGCCGTCTGTATGATGCCATCTCTCGCCCAAAAAGAACGAGGGAACGCCAAGAAGGAGAGCAAACTGGCCAAGCGCTCCGGATACATCATCTTCACCTTCCTCATATTTTGGATCCCACTGATTGCGACAGTGGTTTTAAATCACTTCTTTTACCAAAACGACAATCTAACA GTGGAGGTTTTTCGGGAGCTGGAGGTTTTAACAGTGTCTTTGGTCTGCATGACATCCCTCACCAACCCGATCATTTACGCTGCGGTCAACCCTCAGTTCCGCACAGAGTTTCACAATCTGAAGACAAAATGGAAAGCATTTTTTACATATTCATAG
- the LOC113043268 gene encoding 5'-nucleotidase domain-containing protein 3-like — protein MPTLSLPFSNLFRNQEGFKRLFAHLKTLHTRSGKWRVNSSSTPWVSSSALVSRRRAAPVGQLTAGNMCTSSSGDKTSWLWSVYNETKQQTQDLIPVISKNFVNPDTIFANNQMSLQDIEIYGFDYDYTLAFYSSHLHTQIFNIARDILINEHRYPEGLRQYDYIPDFVIRGLHYDVQKALLMKIDAFHYIQLGTVYRGLNPVPEKEVIAMYEGSHVPLEIMSDYYGKSSHGHTMKQFMDIFSLPEMTLLSCVNDYFMKHNIDYEPVHLYKDVKEAIGDVHVRGIMYRVIEADIEKYICYGEQTHAVLRKLSRNGKKMFLITNSPFDFVDRGMNYIVGKDWRELFDVVIVQADKPGFFNDKRKPFRRVTDKGVLLWDRIHHLEKGQIYKQGNLYEFLRLTGWRGSKVLYFGDHIYSDLADLTLKHGWRTGAIIPELRKEIKIMNTEEYVHTMTWLQALTGLLEQMQVHQDPESQTVIQQWINEREEMRLRTKDIFNFQFGSLFRTYHNPTYFTRRLSRFADIYMASLSCLLNYDLQHTFYPRRTPLQHESPIWPEQTSTGAINIPFQSHNTTPKPE, from the exons ATGCCGACCTTGTCCTTGCCGTTTTCAAACCTCTTCAGAAATCAGGAGGGTTTTAAGAGACTCTTCGCGCACTTGAAGACTTTGCACACTAGAAGCGGGAAATGGAGAGTCAACAGCAGCAGCACGCCGTGGGTCTCGAGCTCTGCTCTCGTGTCGCGGAGGAGAGCGGCTCCTGTGGGACAGCTGACAGCAGGGAACATGTGCACAAGCTCCAGTGGCGACAAGACCAGCTGGCTCTGGTCTGTTTACAATGAAACCAAACAGCAAACACAAG ATTTAATTCCTGTGATATCAAAGAACTTTGTGAACCCAGACACCATCTTTGCTAATAATCAGATGAGTCTGCAGGACATTGAGATCTATGGCTTCGACTATGATTACACACTTGCATTCTACTCCAGTCACCTTCACACACAAATATTCAACATCGCCCGGGACATCCTCATCAACGAGCACAGG TATCCAGAAGGACTAAGGCAATATGATTATATACCGGATTTTGTGATTCGTGGTCTGCACTATGATGTTCAAAAG GCCTTACTGATGAAGATCGATGCCTTTCATTATATCCAGCTGGGTACAGTGTACAG GGGTCTTAATCCTGTGCCAGAAAAGGAGGTCATTGCGATGTACGAAGGCTCGCACGTACCCCTCGAGATCATGAGTGACTACTATGGCAAG AGCTCTCACGGTCACACCATGAAGCAGTTCATGGATATCTTCTCCCTGCCAGAAATGACGCTGCTGTCATGCGTTAATGACTATTTCATGAAGCACAACATTGACTACGAGCCTGTTCATCTTTATAAAGACGTCAAG GAGGCCATAGGAGACGTCCACGTCAGAGGGATTATGTATCGAGTGATAGAAGCTGATATCG AGAAGTACATCTGTTACGGGGAGCAGACACATGCTGTTTTACGGAAGCTATCTAGGAACGGAAAGAAGATGTTTTTGATCACGAACAGCCCTTTTGATTTTGT AGATCGAGGCATGAACTACATAGTTGGTAAAGACTGGCGGGAGCTGTTCGATGTGGTCATAGTGCAGGCCGACAAGCCAGGCTTTTTCAATGACAAGAGGAA ACCATTCAGACGAGTTACTGATAAAGGCGTGTTGTTATGGGACAGGATTCACCACCTTGAGAAAGGGCAGATCTATAAACAG ggaaacctgtatgagtttttgcGGCTTACAGGCTGGAGGGGGTCAAAGGTTTTGTACTTCGGAGATCACATATACAGCGACCTGGCC GACCTGACCCTGAAACACGGTTGGAGAACGGGAGCTATCATTCCTGAGCTGCGTAAAGAGATCAAAATCATGAATACTGAGGAGTACGTCCACACCATGACCTGGCTGCAGGCCCTGACCGGACTGCTGGAACAAATGCAG GTGCACCAGGACCCTGAGTCACAAACGGTGATTCAGCAGTGGATCAATGAAAGGGAGGAGATGAG GTTACGTACCAAAGACATCTTCAACTTCCAGTTTGGTAGTCTTTTCCGCACATACCACAACCCGACCTACTTCACGCGCCGTCTCTCCCGCTTCGCCGACATCTACATGGCGTCCCTCAGCTGTCTGCTGAACTATGACCTCCAGCACACCTTCTACCCCAGACGCACGCCCCTGCAGCACGAGTCTCCCATCTGGCCCGAGCAGACCAGCACCGGAGCCATTAACATCCCCTTCCAGAGCCACAACACAACCCCCAAACCTGAGTAG
- the tdg.2 gene encoding G/T mismatch-specific thymine DNA glycosylase isoform X1, protein MAVRPPVKMEERQYSSLTADMDYLQYWYQTNTQQYQAEQVPQYHQMLNAVQYTERPVEDKIMTDLSVHQDPYPDQPQQHHQLSAQPPALPTTPAKGKKRGRPPKGEGKERTEAEESAKKAKRTLDRFNGMSVEEVMAKKLPDIITHNLDMLIIGINPGLLSAYKGRHYPNPGNHFWKCLFLSGLTDEQLNHMHDQTLPERYGIGFTNMVERTTPGSKDLSNKEIREGGHQLLEKLQMYRPLIAVFNGKCIYETFCKEIFGVKAKNLEFGLQPYKVPETETVCYLMPSSSPRCAQFPRAQDKVHFFIKLKELRDQMKGVVKTQEIQETSYTFDLPLAKEDAKRQSIKEEQHDPGYEETCAHGSQQHTPQAFGVHPSTDTDQVPDNRWTMQPFADQIPDIRCSNSN, encoded by the exons ATGGCAG TAAGACCACCAGTTAAGATGGAAGAAAGGCAGTATTCATCTCTGACGGCCGATATGGATTATCTTCAGTACTG GTATCAAACCAATACTCAGCAGTACCAGGCAGAGCAGGTGCCACAGTACCACCAGATGCTTAATGCCGTCCAATACACAGAGAGACCTGTGGAGGACAAAATCATGACTGATCTTTCAGTGCATCAAGATCCATATCCGGATCAACCTCAACAGCATCATCAACTCTCTGCCCAACCACCAG CCCTTCCGACGACTCCagcaaaaggaaagaaaaggggAAGGCCTCCAAAAGGTGAAGGAAAGGAGAGGACTGAAGCTGAAGAGTCTGCCAAGAAAGCAAAAAGGACGCTAGATCGGTTCAACGGGATGTCAGTGGAGGAAGTCATGGCTAAAAAGCTTCCAGACATCATCACACATAATCTTGACATGCTGATT ATTGGCATCAATCCTGGACTCTTGTCAGCCTACAAGGGAAGGCATTATCCAAATCCTGGGAAccactttt GGAAATGCCTGTTTCTTTCTGGGCTGACTGATGAACAGCTAAACCACATGCATGATCAGACGCTTCCTGAACGCTATGGCATTGGTTTCACAAATATGGTGGAGAGGACAACACCTGGGAGTAAAGACCTATCAAA CAAAGAGATCCGTGAAGGTGGCCACCAGCTTCTGGAAAAGCTCCAGATGTACAGACCTTTAATCGCTGTGTTCAATGGAAAAT gtatttatgaaacattttgCAAGGAGATTTTCGGAGTAAAGGCAAAGAACTTAGAGTTCGGATTGCAGCCTTACAAAGTGCCGGAAACTGAGACG GTTTGCTATCTGATGCCATCATCAAGCCCACGCTGTGCCCAGTTTCCTCGTGCTCAGGACAAAGTGCACTTCTTCATCAAGTTAAAGGAGCTCAGGGATCAGATGAAGGGAGTGGTGAAGACTCAAGAGATCCAAGAGACAAGCTACACATTTGATCTGCCTCTGGCCAAAG AGGATGCCAAAAGACAGTCAATCAAAGAAGAGCAGCATGACCCTGGATATGAGGAGACTTGTGCCCATGGATCACAGCAGCACACACCGCAAGCATTTGGGGTCCATCCTTCGACAGACACAG ACCAGGTACCGGACAACCGTTGGACAATGCAGCCGTTTGCAGACCAGATTCCAGACATCAGATGTAGCAACAGCAACTGA
- the LOC113043271 gene encoding G/T mismatch-specific thymine DNA glycosylase isoform X1: MDERLYGSLPHAPSEYLQQWVQSAQQHLQTLQAQYPHMANGNAGFMMEGRREDGGMQQMPVHPEDAAQLEPAAAQKAPAKGKRGRPASKEPKAKAKPGPKPKKAKEAPSAEGQEKIDETFKKVKRKVDRFKGMSEEEVMKKTLPDILIPNLDYVIIGINPGLMAAYIGRWFPGPGNHFWKCLFLSGFTEKLLNHMDDQSLPEKYSIGFTNMVARATPGSKDLSSKELREGGKILVEKIKKFKPLIAVFNGKCIYEMFCREIFGKKPKTLEFGLQPHRVPDSETALYLMPSSSARCAQFPRAQDKVHFYIKLRELRDQLKGVAKPKEIEEVNYSFDLGLAKEDAKRMAIKEEQYDPGYETAFGGAYGELAPEGGQSNGYCSFSTSEEKADTVEKAPTDPNAVGQVQDGQWMTQSFADQIPAIGSSSQAQSWGV; this comes from the exons ATGGATGAAAGGCTCTATGGATCTTTGCCTCATGCCCCCTCGGAATACCTCCAACAATG GGTTCAGTCAGCTCAGCAGCATCTGCAGACCCTTCAGGCTCAGTATCCTCACATGGCTAACGGTAATGCTGGTTTTATGATGGAGGGACGCAGAGAAGATGGAGGCATGCAGCAGATGCCTGTACACCCAGAGGATGCCGCCCAACTGGAGCCTGCGGCTGCACAGAAAG CGCCTGCTAAAGGAAAGCGAGGAAGGCCAGCGAGCAAAGAACCTAAAGCCAAAGCCAAACCTGGACCCAAACCCAAAAAAGCCAAGGAGGCCCCATCAGCTGAAGGACAGGAGAAGATTGACGAAACCTTCAAGAAAGTCAAGAGGAAAGTCGATCGCTTTAAGGGCATGTCGGAGGAGGAAGTCATGAAGAAAACACTGCCTGACATTCTTATCCCCAATCTGGACTATGTCATT ATCGGAATTAATCCAGGGTTGATGGCGGCCTACATTGGAAGATGGTTTCCTGGACCAGGAAACCATTTTT GGAAGTGTCTGTTCCTGTCTGGATTCACAGAGAAGCTGCTAAATCACATGGATGATCAGAGTTTGCCTGAGAAATACAGCATCGGCTTCACAAATATGGTAGCGAGGGCGACACCGGGAAGCAAAGATCTCTCTAG CAAGGAGCTTCGAGAAGGTGGTAAAATCTTAGTGGAAAAGATAAAGAAATTCAAGCCACTCATAGCAgtttttaatggaaaat GTATATATGAAATGTTCTGTAGGGAGATATTTGGGAAGAAGCCAAAAACACTTGAATTTGGCCTACAGCCTCACAGGGTTCCTGACTCTGAGAcg GCGTTGTACCTGATGCCCTCCTCCAGCGCCCGCTGTGCTCAGTTCCCACGTGCTCAGGACAAAGTGCATTTTTACATCAAGCTGAGAGAGCTCCGAGATCAGCTGAAGGGTGTTGCGAAGCCCAAGGAGATCGAAGAAGTCAACTACTCATTTGATCTCGGCCTGGCCAAAG agGACGCTAAGAGGATGGCCATCAAGGAAGAGCAGTATGATCCTGGTTATGAGACCGCTTTCGGAGGAGCATATGGAGAACTCGCACCTGAAGGAGGCCAAAGCAATGGATATTGTAGCTTCTCCACATCTGAGGAGAAAG CTGACACAGTGGAGAAGGCGCCTACGGATCCAAACGCGGTCGGACAGGTTCAGGACGGTCAGTGGATGACGCAGTCTTTTGCCGATCAGATCCCAGCCATCGGCAGCTCCTCTCAAGCCCAAAGCTGGGGTGTATGA
- the uqcc6 gene encoding ubiquinol-cytochrome-c reductase complex assembly factor 6 codes for MPAGVSWPRYLRMFAASVLSMFAGAQVVHQYYRPDLTIPEVPPKPGELQTELLGLKDRQTDAASQKQ; via the exons ATGCCAGCAGGTGTATCGTGGCCAAGATATCTGAGGATGTTTGCAGCCAGTGTGTTGTCAATGTTTGCTGGAGCACAGGTTGTGCATCAGTATTACCGTCCTGATTTA ACCATTCCAGAGGTCCCGCCGAAGCCTGGAGAACTGCAAACAGAGCTTCTCGGcttgaaagacagacagacagatgcagcATCTCAGAAACAATGA